A stretch of DNA from Polyodon spathula isolate WHYD16114869_AA chromosome 20, ASM1765450v1, whole genome shotgun sequence:
TTGGTATGGTTTGGTTTGTGAAATGTGTTAAATGCCATACatctttacatgtatttatttatttatttgtgttggcTATACCTCACTTAACTGATTCATTTGTATCTAGCAACCTTGTGGTTAAAGACAAAGcaatgctgccatctagtggcaaaGATTTGCGGACAACTACTACACTGGCAGTAATGTCAAGGACTATAAAGTGGacagtactttatttttgtttagaagGCTCTGTGACTATAGAAATCTGAAATCCTTTCTATTCTTATAAATGACTGTAATAAAAATGACTGCCTCTATGTTGTGCTGAAGATTTTTCATAGTTTTATGATCCATTGGTATCTAAATCATTCATGTGCTGTGGATTACTCTGAATATGTTGCTAGctccaataaaatatattttaaagtctgTGTAATCCTAATTGGAAAACATggcacagtggctctcaaaagtattcaccccccatggaatcaaaatggatttaattacaagtttttgccactgatcaacacaaaaaaagtctataatgtcaaagtgaaaaataaaatctacaaattgttctaaattaattacaaatagaaaatagaaaataattgattgcataagtattcaacccctttgctatgatacacctaaataagctctggtgcaaccaattgtctttattATCAGataattaattgaatggagtccatctgtgtgcaattaaggtgtttcacatgatttcaggttaaatacacttgtctctggGATGTCCTACAGTTGGttggtacatttcctaacaaaaactacatcatgaagacgaaagaACATTCAAAGTAAATCTGGAataagcaccaatcaggggtaggatataagaacatttccaaggcattgaatctcccctggagcacagtaaagtccattattaagaaatggagagaatatggcacaactgttaatctgtctagaacaggccgtcctcagaAAGTGAGTAACGGGCGAGAAGagcaagaggcctatggcaactctaaaggagttacagtcttccacggctgagctgggagacactgtgcatatggcaacaatagctgagctgggagacactgtgcatatggcgggtgcttcacaaaactggcctttatgggagagttgcaaaaagaaagccagtgttgaaaaaaaactcacatcaaatctagGCTAgccagaaagcatgtgggagactcagaccaagtggaagaagattctatggtctgatgagaccaaaatagagctttttggcctcaatcctaaacgctatgtttggcgcaagcctaacacggcacatcatcctgagaacagaatccctaccatgaagcatggtggtggcagcatcatgctatggcgatgcttctctgcatcatggcctggaaagcttgtgaagatagagggcaaaatggatgcagcaaagtacagagaaatcctggaggaaaacctgttgaagtttgcaagagacctgggacttgggagaagattaatcttccagcaggacaatgaccccaaacatacagccaaagccacactggagtggcttaaaaacaaaaaggtcaatttcctggagaggcccagtcaaaacccagacctcaatccaattgagattATATGGAAAGCGTTGAAAATTGCTGTTAaccaaaggtccccattcaacttgatggagcttgaacaattttgcaaagaatgggcaaaaattgcagtgtccagatgtgcaaagctggtagacttatccaaatagactcatggctgtaattgctgccaaagatgcctctaccaaatattgactcaagggggtgaatacttaagcaatcaattattttctgttttgtatttgcaattcatttaaaacaatttgtagattttatttttcactttgccaTTATGGACTTTGatgatcagtggtaaaaactcctaattaaatcaattttgattccatgttgtaacacaataaaatgtggaaaagtccaagggggtgaatactttggaGAGCCACTGTACAGTGGGGGAGACGTTTATGGTAGTACTAAAAGTAAATGAAGCACAAATTACATTTCTAAGGGAAATAAAAggctaaaggtttttttttttttttttttttttttttttttttaaaaaaggaagatcTACAAGAGAAGAAACCTAGACCAGAGAACTCTCAATGTGTTCTGGACAGATTCCCTCGCTACATGTACTACTGTGAAGCAGTTACTCATGTTAAGCAGGTGGTTGCAGTTTAAGATatctaataataacaactgcATACAAACATCTCCACTGGACAACCACAGCGAAGGGGAACAAAAAGACAGCAACTTGTTAAAATCAAGTCTATATCTATACAGAGTTCTCAATAGAAGCAATATTATTTTCTTCATATCTTAAACTCCATAGCAAACATAGCTAACAAGTTTTGAACCATAGGTCTTCAGCTCAATTACAGACGACACAGGAATAGACTAAGGAGTCAGTTAATGAGGTTTAACTTCATTTATTACACCAATTATGTCACAACAAATGACAAAACTAGTTAGATCACCAGCATGTGTGCAGATGGTATTTATACATCCTATATATTTCAGCAGAACagttcaaaatatgtttttaggtTTTGCTTCAGTAGTTCAAAGCTGTGGTTTCTTTACTCCTCTTTCCATTCTTTGGGGGTGATCTTGCCGACTGGTGAAAGGTTCCAGGTAATGCCGGTCTGTGTTGCAACCTGCAAGATATTAAACAAGCAGTAAATATACTTTCAGAGACCAATGAGGAACATGTTGGAGTATATAAAGGATATTGTTTgtaaagattataaaaaaaaaggagaaccGTACAGGATATTGTAGTGTTTCAATAGAGCAACATGTGGCTCCATGTATCCTGCAGATTGTACATTCATAGAAGCAATACATCTGCTGCTAAAACATGCCCTAGCCACCCTGTATTAGCCTATTTCTCTCTGTGCAGTAGCAATCTGAAGGTGCAATATAGAGCAAGATCACAATATAACTTGCTAGGAAAGTGCACAGAAAGCTGGCTGCCTAAATATCCAACAATAAATCAATGATGACTAAAATATACAGTCGCTCCCAGTTAAATCCAATTTCATGGCACTGATCTTAACACATTTAGTTACAGTTTACTGGTGTAATGACaggtaaatatatgtatacactTACGTATGTCCAGACACCCCCACAGAAGAGTATTCCAGAGACTAGAAGCATGTTGCCATACTTTTGATGAAAATTTGGTCCAGCTTCGTGGTGGCATTGTCTCACTGCAGCTTGGCGGATGCCACGtgctgaaacacacaaaacaaatacgaTTAGGGTACACTATATTTAAAGAGTTGATCTATTAATGTACTCCTCCTTGTACGTAAGGCTGGAGTGATGCACAGATCCACCGAATCGTTTGATCATAAATCGACGGTCAAAAGTAGCCTGCTTGGCCAGAAGCATCTTCAGCATCCCAGCAACATCAGTCCCCAGCGAGCAGGCTTTCAGCAAGGCTGGACAGACTCTTTAAAACACATGTTCCTCTTTAAAAGCAAAGAACATGGATGCCATCCTCtttcttaaaaacacaatattaaaaaatgGGCACCAagatacaggatttttttttttgttatgttgttgAAGACGCACCATCCGTTACTTGGACTGACTTGTTTACTTACTCAATTGACTTGTGCTTTTACCACCGCTCTGCACTAATCAAGGTGAGACTTTTTTTAAGAGGAGTTATTTAGTAGCTATTCGGTATATTAACAGCAGCTCAATGTTTTACTGCTGTTAGTGTTGGTGATATATCCTCACTTCTCCATTTCATTCAGGATAGTTGGGCAGTGAACTCTGTTCTGCAGAACAGCTCAGCCAGTCATTACCTTAATGAATTACTAATAAATAACCTGCAAACTGTTTATTATTGAAGTCTGGCAGACCTGCTGTCTTGCTCATTGTGACAAACTAACCTGcaaaagggagatgcagcttttacataTTACAAAATGTTGGGATGCCAGTACATTCACAGACTGAAAAACTCCCAGAGTGTAACGGAGACAGACCTACAGGTCCAGAGTACAAAATGTGGGAATCAACTGGGAAAAAGAGATAATGGTGCGTCTCTGCACAACAGTGTTCCAGAACTATTTAGAATATTTAGCTACAGGCTTGTTTTTGTCACAACCAGACCCCCTCATGCATACTGAATGGGTGCAAAATTGGGATTTACAAATGTAATCAAGTATCTAGTTCAACTAACTATTGATAGAGAATGAGGAATTCGACTACAGAAGCAGCACTTTGTGTTGGTTTAGACCAACCAGATCACCAAGGTCACGACTAAAAGAAGCTGCTGTCTAAATAAGTTTGATTCCATCTGCTATTCAACTGATAAATCCACAAGACTTTGTACTCCTTACCGGGTATAATTCTTTGGACCACAACAACGAAACGTTTTCAAGCAAACAAACTGTATATGGCAGTATATTGAGATTATATAGCATCAACGTAAAACAtacgtatttcttttttatatttaaaacgtATTTTAAGACTattttgcagtgtttgtttttcaaataggtttgtatgtttaatataatattatttaagaCAACTAAACCAGATTTAAATCACAGATTGCTCCCTTAGTGGTTTACTGAGGCGAGCGTTTAACTGTTACTGCTGTGCCACAATACTGAGAGCACTACCCATGCCTACTTGCTTGGTGACCTCTGTAAACATAAAGACAGGCACAGATTTAATGCCAATttatcaattataaaaaaaaaacttaaaaaagacTCCATTTGTAACACTTTCACACCTATTTTACTATGGCCAGAAAGGTCGAGTATAACACAATTCGAATAATCACCAACCCACCTGAACATCTGTGAAATAAGCGCTCAAAATAATGTACTAAAAACTGATTCGTAAAAGGCCTTTGCAAGGtcatgtggtattttttttttttttttgtactggtaACATCTCGCAAAATGTACATACTGCCAGAGCGTTATTACTTAAACCAAACGTGCAATGGACTGTTTCAGATGATGTTCAATATAGCCAGGATGCACCTGTGTGttaattgaaaacatgtttttatgggCAATTATAATTTGGATGCAAAGCTGCAATTAGATACATGTATGCTTTTTTCGCTATCTActaattttataatacaaatatatcagCGTACTGTAACTTACCGGCGAACCTGACAACAATTtatttggcattttatttttttattttccaggaaTTATGAAATGGATAGGGTACAAGGGTGTTAAAATTGAGGTATTAAATTTTGTTTCAGTCTCACCAGTGAAGTTCATCGCTGTTTTTGCCAAAGGAAACATCGTTCTTGTCTTCCTTGCAGCTGCTCTCGGACTACACGAAATACCCttgaacagtgaaaaacaaaatggccctTTCACCGGAAGTGTGTTATAAAGGAATTTAAAATAtctccttttgtttatttactattatACATGTGGTCATACATTTCTATACTTAAATATCAAtcactgcatttgttttaaataaatgtgttatttatacaaaaataaatataacgtGGCGTAAACCTTGAACAATGctttctgggaaatgtagttttaatgttactgtacttttacttttaaaaaatatatatcgattgcaaatgtattcatttgatattttattttattattaattacaagATGCACAgagataaaatgttttaaaaatgcgtTTCTAAAAAGTAACCTTAACATCAATAAGTTCAGTAGTGCTAGCGTCAGTGTCAGGATGGCCGAGTGGTCTAAGGCGCCAGACTCAAGGACTAAAATCCTTCCCGTTGGGGTTTCTGGTCTCCGTATGGAggcgtgggttcaaatcccacttctgacacatctttttaaattaattttttaacatctaacaattttttctatttatttatttatttttttaataaatattgagtAAAAATCcaaataatttcatttaaatgtgagGCTAGGGAGTTTAAAGATGTAATaactaataaaatacatattttaaaataatatttctacGTGATAATCACAGCAATAGAGGCGTGTAAAATATATTGATAGAACTGGTTtactgataaaacaaatgattgcaACAACAAATTTAATGAAATAAGTTTAGAcgtttaaacataaaataaattgcagcTGTGAAATCTACAGCAGCAGCTTCAACAGGAAGGAGGAAGCGTGTTCTCGTTGCGCTTGCTCTGTCACAGCAAACCCGGTAATGTCAGAGAGAGTGGTTGTTTGTCGGAGGTGGTTTACCAAAGGTAGACCACAGTACAGCTAAAGAACAATAATCGGTACAGAAAACACGGTTAATAAAGTAAAGGCGTCAAAAGGAGGTAGGTGCATATAAAATACTGGGTGACAGTTTCTGCTCGCCCATTCGGACGCCTGTGTCTTTTTAGTTTCGTattgctttttgttgttttaaaacttgcCATAAACTGGGCTGGCTAGGTCCACTTTAACCCTGAAGGAAAGCAcgtaaataaattttaaaaaagtgttgatGTGTTGTAGGTGGCGTCCATTTCGTTGaaaacatttaccaagtaaaCAGCTTGGATTAATTTACTTTCCTTTCACCGTTTCCTTTTTCAAAAACGTCAAGTGGACTTGTTTTTGTTCGATTTtgctccttttttaaaaacaacttatttCAGTCTGCATGGTTATAATTTTGGTGTAACTTGGTTCGCGCAGAGAGATAGTGAGATGTGAAAAGTCGTTAACTCACACCAGTATGGTCTACCACACCATCTGGTCTATTAGTATAAACCGCGGATAGCGTCCTCCTTTTAACTGTATGTTAACTATGGTCATGTAGACTGGTAATATTCATCTTCAAAAAATCCAATAGAAGAGCTCCATCTCAGTGGCTTTGTAGAGGCAGATCTTTGAAGGATTGCATAAAGAGAGGATCTtgatttaagataaaaaaaaaatgttgcaccaCAGGCTCCATTTCTTATGGGTTATGTGAGTATGCCTCTGCTTTCTTATGATCATGTTTTTATATCAAAGAAAAGTAATCCCAAGAAGTAATTAGGAATACAGTTTTTTCTATTCAGTAATCAGTTGCTCTCGAACACTGACAGCACCCAATTGATTACAGAGGTTGGTAAACAATACAGAAGATTTCctcagggttttgtttttgtattacataCTGTAGTTGCACTAATAGACCCTGCTGCACTGCATGTCACATGAGAAAACTTCCTTCCCAGGAAACTGCTTGCCTTCATTTTCCAGTTTAGCTGCAGCCAATAGGGAATCTATACTCCATAGGCAGATTATATTGTCTGCCCTCTGGTACTCCACATGAGCTCTCTTGTAATTTCTCCTGACTGTTTTAACTCCTGTGAAATGTTGTCCTTCATAACAACAAGATGAAAAAGCATGATTGTTGTGGAAGAACAGGACTCATTGTGTGCTAGGAGGATGCTGATACTATTTAAGAGACGATTTGTACTCGGTGGCGCTGTGTACtctttatagtgggggtgctgaaagccattgactAAAGCTGTAACCCCTGGGCAAACGTTAAGAGCAATCAAATCGAAAAGTATCCTCGCTGTTCTGATCCTCTTAAATACTGTGAGAAATGTTTACAGTTGTATTTTAGTTCCAGTGGTCGTTGCCGGCAAGAACAATCAACAGGCTCCAAAGGCTGACGCGCTCTGATGTCATACTTTTTTCATGAGGAAATGGACAGCTGGTGTGTCCAGAATGTCACTGTGTTTTTAGTGCTGCTCCCCAGTTATCTGCATTTGTGACGAGCTCATTGTAGCATGTGGTGCTGCtgaagaatttacaaaaaaatctgatttttttttttttggggacgTTTCCTATAACCGTTCTGTTGTATACAAGATTCTAATGTGCTCCAAGTGCTAGCCAACAAAATATGTTGCgacagtcagtgctgttttcttaacttttatttttttggagcatttcaTAGTATTgtggaatcaccctggattggaTCAACCACCTAGTTGTAGTGAGATGTAGCTCTAAAAAGACTTGCTTGGTGAAATTCAGGTGAATTCACTAGTGCTGTAATATTCTCTGTAGTAAAACCAAGGGGTGACTAAAAGCTGGTCAGATCAGATGGTTCATATAGTAATACACTCTACAGCAAGGCtaatcatttttaatattcaAAGTGTATTCCGAGTCTGTTCTGTATAAACATAGACCTACATATGTAGTTCTGTACACCATAACTTTG
This window harbors:
- the LOC121295271 gene encoding cytochrome c oxidase subunit 7B, mitochondrial-like; protein product: MFPLAKTAMNFTARGIRQAAVRQCHHEAGPNFHQKYGNMLLVSGILFCGGVWTYVATQTGITWNLSPVGKITPKEWKEE